ATGAATAAAATACTCATTGATCAAAATGAAGgagtgttctttttttttttttttttttgggagaaaaaaaaaatgaaggaatgtTGAAACTTAAAATTATAGTTATAGCCTGATAAACCGTGAACAAATGTAAGTCTTGTTAGTGTGATTAGAGTCTATTTCAAAATCAGGACTGTAGCTCAATACTTTTTAGAGTCTATCTCATAATCTCAATTCGCCTTACAGATTCAGTTGAAACTTCAATTTTTCTTAAGTGAAGACCTTCAACTTACAATTTTGAATTTCAGCTTCATACATCTTCTACCCAATACAAGACTAATTTGAATTTCAGCTTCATACATCTTCTACCCAATACAAGACTAACTCCCACAACATTTTACAAGTACAATGTCCAAACtaaataatcaaaattcaatcaaTTTTTCATGGAAATGAAAGATGTCTTGACACTCTCATATGTGTTTAGGGTCAGACACATTGATCATTAATGCTACATGAAAACAAGATACTAGACATTGCTCTGTACTGGTACTTGGTAGTATACCAATTAGCTGATAACAGCAGCTTTCAAGGTGTCTTTTCCATTAAAATTCCATGAAATTGAACAAGTCTGTTACATATGACCCttccatggttttaaaaaccggtacggTGAAAGAACTGGAAAAGAGACTGATTATCAATTTTCTGGTTCGATCAGGGTCCGACCGATGGTCGAACCGGTgacatcataaataatttaattaataatattttaaattatataaataaataatgatgaatatattttatttttataatgttaataatttttcacaacttatataataaatatcatttaaatattaaaggTAACTTACTACTATCTCCATTCCACTTTGtgtgtcctctattccattttaggatgtctcaaaatattgtcctgtttttaaaaataaaagtcattaatttactaatgttcctattatactcctattttattaataattcaatttcttgataaatttatttaagtgtagttttagaaacttatacatttttaaaaggtagacaagagaaaaaataatgttcccttaaaaagtttgacttttcaaacaggacaaacaaagtgggacgaaTTGAGTATACTTGTTCACAAATATGGTTAAAACTTTAAAAGAGGCACATACAACTACTCTCTCTTCttgctctctccctctctctttgtCTGTGAGTCCTGGAaatcatttgaaggtaaaatagaaaCTGAAATTTATTTCCAGCTTGAGAGGGTTATTTTACAGTCAAcgcggaaattgatttccgtttGACCCAATTTTCTATGCTTACCAAACACATAGGTTGgtgtaaaataatttcctaaaatccttttcaaccaaaacaaatGTAGCCTAAGCTCCAccgaaaaaggaaaagagataatgaataaaaaaaaaaaaaaaatccagcccACTTTGGTTACTTCTCCCTGCCATTACTAACAATTAACACCCAcctaattttttacttttatgacATAGCATTTACTTCTCCCAAGTCCCAAGACTCCTAGCCTTTCCACTTTCCTAATAGAAATCCATCAGAATCCAAATTAGCAATTTCCCATTAGGCCATAACCTCTCAttcgtctctctctctaatctatCTCTCCCTCTCACCTTTTCTACCAAGCCCGTCCATCACTCTATCTCTTTGCAACATATCAGTTAGCAatagttcaaacttcaaaccaaAATACCTTCCTCCACCCTTCTCATGTTGCTTCTCTTACCTCCTctccaaattttattataccCGCAGATTTGAAAGTTTCATTCACCAAATCTTATTTACAATAGATCTAAGATTCTCaaaatgaggaagaaaaatCGTTTCATTCCCATCATTCACAACAACAAAGTAACTATTGCACCAATGAGAGAGGCCGAATGGGGAAGAAATCAAGAGAAACAAAgtcattttctttgtattttgcaaAATTGGTTCAACCATACCGGTTTTCGGTTTTACGATTGAACCGGCCGGTTTTTAGaagattttcagtttttaactaTAACCAGACCGGATTGTAAGCTGATTTCCAGTTGAACCAGTCAGACCGGCTGGACTGGTCTGGTTTGGTTTATAAAAACCATGGACCCTTCCAATGAAGCTGCAAAGGCAACTGTTAGATTATCCTCTCCCACACTTTGCCTCTGCGTGACAGCGTGAGTCACTAGCAGAAGTTTGATctttaatgttttgaattttatttatttattgggatTCAACTTGCATCATACATTATAAcctttatgaaaaaagaaaagaaaaagaaaataatactgaAGTACAGTTTTCACATGTACTGATATTGTGCCTAATTAGGTTTTGTCAGTTTAATTTAATCACGTGACTTCTTTGGccaatgtaaaaaaaaaaatgtgttgtcTTTCTCCaaagacaaataaattcaaTTATGAAGATATTAACATGAAAGATCTTCTCAAATGGCACGCATTGAACAAACAATCAAGAAGTACTATAATATAAGAGGAAATTTATTCTCATTTAGTAACATCCATTAGTGAAGTACAGAATTTAAACAAGAAATagaattgaaattcaaattaaatagcAGTAAATTAGCATAagacaataataatatagtttaatatgTGAGGCCAGTGGAGAACAACAACCAATCCTTCTCAAAACGGCTTTTGTTCGATTTGATCAAATAGTCTTCATCCACACTCCATGCTCGTCGCAAGGGCAGAGTATGATCCCAGGGCAATTGACTTTCTCCAAGTATTCCAATTTTGGAAAAGATTCTTGCGGTTTTTCCAAGTTGTCTTCAATTCATTCAAGTACTTCAAACGTAAAATCTTAACCTGGGACCATTTGCTTTCGCCCAGAGTTGCGAGGTTTCCTCCTCTTACGTAGAGTTTCTCTAGGTTTGGCAAAGATTCAGGTGTCAGCCACGTTGCTGTAGACTTGGGGAAACACTGAAGATCCAGCTTCTTCAGTTGCCGTGGAAGTGTCTCAATCTCAACGATAGGAACCGTTCCAGCTGATTTGGTTTCTTCTACAATCTCAGCTTCTGATTTGGGTGCTTTATTTGGCTCAGCTGGTCCCCATACTATTGTTAGGTTTCGAAGTACTCCTTCACCAAGCTCTTGGAGAGCACTTAGATCGTTTCCTGTAGGGAAGTCCTTCCTTCTTGCATTAATGGTCAGTTTCCTCAATCTCTTCAAATCATGTAAAGTGCCCGACCTTCGAATTTTTTGCCGATTACTAATGACAAAACGCTTAAGGACTCGAAGTTCTGATTGCGCCTCTAGCCCCTTGGGCATGTCAGCTAGCAGATAACAGTCAGAAACATCCAAGTACCAGAGGTTCGTGAGATTGGCTATCTCCTCTGAGAGAATCTCCAAATTGTGACACTCCTTGAGATCTAAGATCAACAAGGATCTGAGCGGGCCTATGGAACGTGGAAGCTCTTTAATTCTAGAGATCCCTTGAAGGCTAACGAAGCTTAAACTTTTCAGGCCTGTTTGGCCACCAATttcaaactcacattttcacattttaaacaaaattatatacattacCACACACTTTTCCACCTacacatatttcaaaaacaattttcaaactactctaccaaacaTCCTTCATATTTGTCAATCCTTTTAAGAATTCTCTGCTCTGCACTTCAATATGAGATTTAGCTGATCCCGGCCAGCTTCCCAGGCAAACAACTTTGGCACTTTTCATCTTCGATAACCAGTCCGCTGCGCTTGGCTCTTTCGTCTGTGCCACATTTTTATCTTTCATCTTTGTTAGCCGCGCCAATTCAAGATCAGGAAAAGGCTCATTAACATTAAATAATGTAACGGCATTTTCCAAATCTTGATCTGAAACCGTTCGCTTGATATCCTTTCCTGAAGAAGGTTTCCTCTCGTCCGGCTCCACGATATTTTGCAAACACAACCTTTGAGAGCGTGGCCATGAGACATTTTCATCCACTACCGGATTCCCCTTAAGAGTCTAAACCAGAAGTCCAATCTCTTTGGGGAAGCGCATTCCCCTTGCCATCATAATCAAAAAACTTAGCTTCCTTGGAAAGCAGTCACAGCAGAACGCACAAGAGGATCCATTCTATAGCTTTTAACATGCTGGGGCTGCTTTCGCTTTTTTATAGCAGGCTTGATTAAGCCTTTCTCTTGAAATTCCTCAAGGATTTCATCAACGATTTTCTCAGGTGATTTTCCTTCAGCGTCCCGCAACTCCACCTCTCCCAATCCCCAATATACAAAGATCCTCCTCTTCACCACTGCATTTTCTGGGAATACAGTAAAGCATGACAAAAGGAACTGGCTTTTGCGATCAAGCCCGTAAAAAAATTCCTGAATTTCACGGAAAAATGAGCAGCTGCTGAAGAATTCACCCTGGTGTACGTTGACCAATTCACCGACTGCACTGTGGCGCCCATTAGACCCGCTGCTTGTCTGTAGATTATTAGATTTCGGACTATTTTCTTTGGACAGACTGTCTAGTGATGAAATCAGCTGCTGATTTAACTTCAAAATTTCCTTTCTGATATCACTAAGCCTGCTGCTTGGAATTTTAGGAGCGGAGGGTGCATTCTCTTTTTCACTTAAATCTTGGAGCTTCTTTTGCAGATCTTCATGGTGTTTACATCGCTGATCACCTGAAGGAGTCTTCAGTTCAGTTAAGTAGCTTTTCATTTGTTCGAGTAACTTCTTAAGATGGTTAAAATGGATGCTAATTCTGTCCGTTCCTCCACCGCCATTGTTGTTGCCATTATTGTCTGGgttggtggtgatggtggcAGTGTTgctgttgttggtggtggtagTTTCAAGTGTGGTTTGTGAAACAGTGTGTTCCCCTTCCGGAAGGGTCGAGGTTTCTCCAGGACTTTTTTGTGCTTCATTAGAGGAAAACATGGTTGGATTGATGGAGATGAAACAACAGTTTTGAAAGGATATAATGAGAAGGAAAAGTTGAAGCAAATTGTTTTGTTTGACCATCAAATTCTGGGAAGGGAAATGTCTCTTTCATACGACAAAACAGTGTGTTATTTGTAAACTAAAATGTAAAAACCGTGGGTCACCACAATATTCCTTTGGGTCACAAAGGAAGAGTATTTTTCCTTTCGGGAAAATATTCTTTTACTGTGGATTTAGTTACACCCTTTGTATTACACAATATTAACAATCCATTAGTTGATATACACAttttaaatggtaaaaataaaaaaatttcacccttaaaacatgaaagttgatgtgaaaaagaaagaatgatgTCTATTGGTATTCTTTAGTTGACAGTAAAGGTTTTAAATTATGCATTCCACTAAAGAGTGATAAATATTACAGTTTTAATATATAACTTCTATAATcatgatatttattattttgttgttttcataAACTAAAATTCATCACCACATCAATTTGTGAAggttatgtaataaaatttgtaaatattgttAGCATTTTCCTTCCACTAAATCATAAATTCTATGTAGGCctcttgatttttgagtttcaAGTTTTAGTGTATGTTTGGCAACAGATTCAAAGCtagatttttgtttaaattatctACTGTTTGCGAATCCCAcactaaattttgtttcaattttatttcaaataatctaactttcagcattttaaaaataaataaatttttaacattttgtcTCACACTATGCAATTAAGTATACCTTATACAATTATACTGTTAACATTCATGTAAGTTTCGAGGATATTCTTAACTTGGTAGTTGAGGTTTGGAATTAGGCATTCAACTCAATCGTAACTTATGTGTTTGCCTTTGAGTTTGAGTTCTCAATtatatttgtaaatttaaatattttcaagtgatTAGTATATTGTATACTTCTTCATGTAAATTCTGGGTATTAAAATCTACTGTTTATTAGTACAACTGTATTCCTTTTGGTAGTCAATACGTACAATGCGTAACAAATAATTAACCAGCATCATAGAAGTTATACTTGGGATCTTTCTTCAAATCTGGAAAGCTTTATGGTCAAATAGTAATGATCAGTGTTGGAGGATTTTACCGGGAACATTCTATGGACGAATTGTGTGATTATTTCTAAAGATACATAGTTGTTgaattttgctttgttttgtagCTTATAACTGTGAGATGAATCATATGTTTTAAGGTTCTTATATTTTAgggatattttcattttaagtaatataaagtttttaaaaatttcgtTTTGGTCTTCGAGTTTTTCAATTATGTTTTATCTTGGTTGTTGATAACAGTGTTATCTAAGTGACAGAAGTTGATGTTGTAGCTGATTAGACTAATTGCTGGAAACCTTATAAGATGATTAGACTAAAGATGATTTACTAATTGCTGTTATCCAATTCCACTTTACTTTCTTCATAACCAAAcactttaaaactaaaataaaaagaagcacTAAGGTTTCTCACtttaggccaaaaaataaataaataaactcactaattaactaaaataagTCGTCTTTtttcctatataaaaaaaaaaagtcgtaTTTTTATTTTACGTTTGGACTGAAATGCTGAACCTTAAGTGTGTTTTGatttggtttaaatttttttttttttattattattatttttttgagatacaaacacacacacataagggaGGGAAAAATATTCTAACACAAATACACACCACAAATCTTtcaaaagccatggtaacttttaaagGAGAGTGAGACaagttatatttgttttaaagttttggttgccaaagaaagtgaaggaaaagaaaagaaactatgatttttttttttttttttttttttttttttttttttaaattgaggaatgaacattttagtttattttttccttaCGTTGATGTGGCTTTTTGAATGTCAGTTAATATTGTAtgccatgtcatcaatttttttcattgaaatgACAATagtgaccaaaataaaatatttataaaaaaaggcaaaaaaataaaatgtaaaacacACCCTTTAAATTTCATCACATTTCATTTCaatcatttatatttgaatttgttCATTCAATATTCTAAATTTCAATCCTCTTCAATTCAATCATCCGTTAACATTTCATCCATATTTGCAGTTCACTAACTCAAAATGACACATTTTGACcataatttaatatttgattatttatttcttaaatttaaaaaagttatttaaaaaaaattaaaaattaaaataacccCACCCAAGTCATCCCTCCCCACATTTGAAGAATAAGAAATAGAACCCCACTTGACAACTAAGCCAGATAAGTGAGAAATTGAGAGGGAGAAAGTGAGAGAtcgagagggagaaagagataGATCAAGAGACCGGGAGAGTGAGAGGTAGAAGAAGAGCAAGAAACCGGGGGGAGAAGGAGATCGAGGTGTTTACCAACGGCTTGGCTTGTCTCTAGGAGGTGTACTTGGTGACTCCGACCAATATTGTACTTAGCTCTAGCCAATACTTGATGGCTCTAGTTTAAAGAAAGAGAAGACTTTGGGTTTCATCGTAGCACCACCAAAATAATTAGGGTTAGTTGAGTAGATTatgggtttttagttttagtttaagTGTGCTCTTGATGTGGGATGTAGAAATATCAAGAAACAGAACACAtctacttttataaaaaaaaaaaaatagataaacataTTTTCTTCTGAAAATAATCTCGAATCCACGAGGGTTTCTTAAATTTACAAGGAAAAAGGAGTCTGGAATCCAATAGAAAATAGGGAGACAAAAATtctgaattttattgattgaataattgttttttttttttttttttttaaagttacaagCTTAGGggcctatttaagggctccttaaaacttgagacaagaaaatatattctaaaataactcctaattaatacctaaccataataggaatcaaatttgacctaaaaagtgttaaaaacacctaaaaataaggaaataactcacctaaacctaaaataacttttttttacataaaaatatcaaaattaaataattacaaaaattaaattttagattttgtcCTACATCAGACCCCTCCACTTAAAACAAACTCGTCATCGAGTTCATCTTCGAAATTTGAAATCTTCTgcttcaaataaaaaaatactttgaaTGCTTGAACCCCTTGATCTTCTTTCCATAATTGCAACTTATCAATGGAATAAACAAATCAATtggaatttctttttccttggtcTTCATGTAATTGTAGAGATTTACCAAATAAGAACTGATAATTGAATCAAATCTATCAACcctaataaaatcaataaactaTGATGTATCTTTTACCACCAAAATAAAAGGATCTTGGGATTGACAATTATATGATTCAATTTCATTGAGATCCTTGAAACTTTCCTCTTCAATTTCTTCCTCAATGATCTCTACCATCTTGACTTCAAGATCTTTCTCTATAATAGGATCTTGATTATCCTCTTTCACAATAATCTTGATTTTATGATCTTCTTCCATAACAAGACCTTCATTAATTTTTTCAgaaatctctatattttgttttttgactTCTACCTAATCTTCAAGaacaatattttcttcaacatgCAATTCTTCCTTTATTGGTGGAATATCTAGctcttcaaaataattcaagtatGAACTTCTTGGCTAATAATAATCTTGTTTTGTATACAACAAAAGTTCTTCACAATCCAAAGGAAAAAAGTTGATAGCATGCATATTTTTCATCCTTGgccatgaaaaaattttgtctttacctTGTCTAATCCTATTGTGAGAGACCGGGGGGAAATTTCTAatgctctcaaaaaagagattttggtGCCTTTTAagacacctctctttttgggtaagtgatGTGGAGtcgtcacttttttttttttttttaaaaaaagaaaaaagaaatacaactTTACATGACTAAATGTTCCATtatcattgattgaataaaaaaagaagtacaAACTTGATAAATTGAGTATTACATGgttttgggtcctagttacaaactaccaaagATACATGtttttttgtcctagttacaatctacccaaaGTAAAAATATAGATAAAGCCTAGGTCTACCTATCCAAAGACACTAAATTCAGGGGCTAGGTTACAGaatggaaaggtgttaggcatccaTTCCACCtagacagagtctggtcttctagactctcaTGACCAATGTACCCCTTTATGCATGATATGAATAATATGTTGCAAACATAGAACACTTGACTAAATTAAGTCACACAAATCTATTTATGAATGTATCCTCTTCTTTGTCAAAGATTCATATCTTTttttgtgagtaaaaaaaattgatttgattcattaaaatgaaaccagatctgttttgtacatgtaaaaaaaaaaaaaaaatgtttttggtgaagaaaaatcatatctgtttttattaagtaaagtaaggttttttggctaaaaaaaaaaaaatcagatttgttttgtaataaagtataaaaaaaaaaaaaaaaaaaaaggtttttggtttatatgtaaaaaaaaataaaaaaatcaaatctgtttttttatgtgaaataaaataaaataaaataaaaatatttttccctttttttaagaagagaactATTCTCATGAAAACCTACACTACTTACATTAAACAAAACATCACTACTCatgactttcttttttatttcaaaatctgctatgtttcaaaaatttagatctacacCTAAGAAAAATATAGACCAGTTTTTATGTTatgaaaaattcagattttcatctaaagaagatacaaatcagtgtttgtgttaaaaaaaattcagatttgcatctaaggaagatacaaatcagttttaaaaattcatatttgcatctaaggaagatacaaatcttttttttatgttagaaaaaattcagatttacttctaaggaagatacaaatatgtttttattttcaaaaatccaaatttgcacctaaggaagatacaaatctgttttttattttgaaaatttcatatttgaatCTAAGGAAgattcaaatcttttttttttttttttggaaacattcagatttgcatctaagatacaaatcagtttttgatttttgaaaaattcagatctgcatctaaggaagatacaaatcgatttttatgttagaaaaaattcagatctatatctaaggaagatacaaatcagtttttactttgaaaaaaatcagatttgcatctaaggaagatacaaattagtttttattttgaaaaaaatgtgataaTGAGAAGacttttgaaattcaaaaaaggTAGATCATGACAATAAAAACATCAAGAacatatttcaacaaaaaaaaaaatattaacaatataTGTTACGAGCATTAGAAATTAGAACTAAAAGAATATTTACTCACGcatcattaataaaaaaagggtaagGAAGAACCACCTCTTGCATGGACGTACTCTTCTTATTGAGggaatattttagggttcaaaaaaatttattcaattatctttgaaacctaaaataccttgcttacaaaaaagaaattcttaaggCTAGAGCCTCTAGAATGTCTTTAACGCAAGAGAGAGGATAATAGAAAGAAGAGTTAGAAAGAGGGGAAATCAGAGAGTAGAAAAAAGTGTGCTGAACTTTGAGATgaagcctctatttatagaggctggAGTGTTCAAAAAATTAGCTAGATGATCAGAATACGAACTGTGATGCgtctttatctttaaaaaatcgAAAAGGATGTGTTTTAACCTAATCCAAGTGCCCTTGAGCTGGGGCCCAAGTTTGTGCCAATcagcactccaaaagtgccgaatggAACATTTGGGTGCCAATCCCTCGTTTGAGTTTTGGTCcgttttggactcctttttttgagatttttttagcCAGGACTTGCACTTAGACGCGTTTTTTatccatattctaaaaattaaactcttTTTTAGATAATTCAGGTCTTTTCAACAACAATTAActtgtagataaatactctAAAAGTCAGGATTATCTACtgaaagctcgaatttgtgtgaaaacataaaaactgtttagacccccaaattaataATTACGGCTCagttgattttacactaacttaaactaaatgcggaatagagtaaatgcgagcaaagaaacaatataactaccctaagccatattcagCAAATATCAGCAATAaattgaaagctaaaagagtagggaagaagaatgcaaacacaagataacaccccGATTTCTTGTCAAAGAGGAAATCAAAGAACTCAGTAAAAAACCTCTCCACTGCCCTCTAAGcagtaaatcgatccactagagaatgagttgtagtacacaaataacaaaagaccctccaagcctagtctaccccatgtacttgagccctccaagctcctgctaccaactgacttgacgaagccttgtcttctctagctcttCAGATTACGCAATTCAAcccaattgcatccaccaaacaaatagtttcttccaatgcttctgagcagcaccaaaacctcactttacactcaggatgggtgtggtaagtgtttaggTTGTCAATCTCTCAAAGATTTGGATATGGAGAGATAAAaattgaggaaaaccacaatggattttgaagaggattgtgggtatgacaatctctaactctcaaggaatatggctagggttttctttctGAAAAACACTCCTctcaatatgtgggtaatgtgggtatatatagtgtgggtaaagacaTGGTGTATCAGATAtaacaaaatagcaaaacataATGTTTTGTAGGTATAtcgtgggaaggccttacccgcgaaaTACTCATGAAAGCCAACTGTCACCATTtgtcatgactcttcgcattccagtcatatACTGAGCACATGGCTTCACTTCACGGGAAGTCTTTTCGTGAGCTACTAGTGAAAACTCCTTTGATCTTCAATTTGTCTTAAGTCTTcaccctctctctcacacacaaaccatacaatgaaatcccacataaaatacagggtacataagattgaacaaagttacaatcaaatttggtgcGGAATTacagccaacacaaaatagttgtaaatcacaactttacatccacaattttattattatccaaTTATCCTCTTTTATTTCCATGCAAGCAAgcctatttttg
The sequence above is drawn from the Quercus lobata isolate SW786 chromosome 12, ValleyOak3.0 Primary Assembly, whole genome shotgun sequence genome and encodes:
- the LOC115970213 gene encoding uncharacterized protein LOC115970213 → MFSSNEAQKSPGETSTLPEGEHTVSQTTLETTTTNNSNTATITTNPDNNGNNNGGGGTDRISIHFNHLKKLLEQMKSYLTELKTPSGDQRCKHHEDLQKKLQDLSEKENAPSAPKIPSSRLSDIRKEILKLNQQLISSLDSLSKENSPKSNNLQTSSGSNGRHSAVGELVNVHQGEFFSSCSFFREIQEFFYGLDRKSQFLLSCFTVFPENAVVKRRIFVYWGLGEVELRDAEGKSPEKIVDEILEEFQEKGLIKPAIKKRKQPQHVKSYRMDPLTLKGNPVVDENVSWPRSQRLCLQNIVEPDERKPSSGKDIKRTVSDQDLENAVTLFNVNEPFPDLELARLTKMKDKNVAQTKEPSAADWLSKMKSAKVVCLGSWPGSAKSHIEVQSREFLKGLTNMKDFEIGGQTGLKSLSFVSLQGISRIKELPRSIGPLRSLLILDLKECHNLEILSEEIANLTNLWYLDVSDCYLLADMPKGLEAQSELRVLKRFVISNRQKIRRSGTLHDLKRLRKLTINARRKDFPTGNDLSALQELGEGVLRNLTIVWGPAEPNKAPKSEAEIVEETKSAGTVPIVEIETLPRQLKKLDLQCFPKSTATWLTPESLPNLEKLYVRGGNLATLGESKWSQVKILRLKYLNELKTTWKNRKNLFQNWNTWRKSIALGSYSALATSMECG